The sequence TCGTCGATATGGGCGGCGTGCTCGGTCACCCCGCGGGCCACCGTGACGGTGTACGGGGGCAGCGGCGACACATCGGGCTGCTCACTCGCCAGTGCCGTTCGCAGCTCCGCGCCCTGGGCCGGGGTCAGTCCCCGGGCCTCGGCCTCAAAGAGCACGTCGACGGCGCGTTTACGGGCCTGGTGCCGGCCTTTAACCGGCTTGCCAGCAGGCATGGTCAGGAGTTGACCCGTCCCAGGTAGCTGCCGTCGCGAGTGTCGACCTTCAGCTTGTCTCCGGTGTTGATGAACAACGGCACGTTGATCTGGGCGCCGGTCTCCATGGTGGCCGGCTTGGTGCCCGCGCTGGACCGATCGCCCTGCAGGCCGGGCTCGGTGTGGGTGACCTCCAGCTCGACGCTGACCGGCAGCTCCAGGTACAGCGGCACCCCGTTGTGGAAGGCGATCTGCACCAGCATGCTCTCCAGCAGGTAGTTCGCCGAGTCGCCGACCAGCGATTCGGGCAGCGGGTGCTGCTCGTAGTCCTCGCTGTCCATGAAGACGAAGTCGTTGCCGTCGCGGTACAGGTAGGTGGCGTCGCGGCGGTCCACGGTGGCGGTCTCCACCTTCACGCCGGCGTTGTAGGTCTTGTCCACGACCTTGCCCGAGACCACGTTCTTGAGCTTGGTGCGCACGAAGGCCGGACCCTTGCCCGGCTTGACGTGCTGAAACTCGGTGATCTGCCACAACTGGCCGTCGATCACCAGCACCAGCCCGTTTTTGAAGTCAGCAGTTGAAGCCACGGTCGTTCACGTCTCCTAGAGAATGGTCAGTTCCTTGGGGAACCGAGTCAGCAGGTCCGGGGCCTGCCCGGCAGTATCAGCGACCACGAGCGTGTCCTCGATACGGACCCCGCCACGATCAGCCAGATAGACGCCGGGCTCTACGGTCACCACAGCACCGGCAAGCAGTGTACCGTCGGCCGCCGCATTGATTCCGGGCGCTTCGTGAATCCGCAACCCGACCCCGTGGCCGAGGCCGTGGCCGAAGGTCTCGGCGTAGCCGGCCTCCGCGATCACCGTGCGCGCGGCCGCGTCGACCGCACGCAGGTCCGCACCCGGTTGCAACGCCTCTCGACCCGCCCGCTGCGCGGCCCGCACCACTTGGTAGATCTCGCGTTGCCAGTCGGCGGGCGGCCCCAGCACGAAGGTGCGGGTCATATCGGAGTGGTAGCCGGCCACCAGTGCGCCGAAGTCGATCTTGACGAAGTCGCCGGCGGCCAGCACGGCGTCGGTGGGTCGGTGATGCGGGATCGCCGAGTTGGGGCCCGCGGCCACGATCGTCTCGAACGACGCGGCGTCGGCGCCGTGGTCGAGCATCAGGGCTTCCAGTTCCCGGCGGACCTCACGTTCGGTGCGCCCCGGCCGCAGGCCGCCGCGCTCCACCAGATCACTCAGGGCCGCGTCGGCGGCCTCGCAGGCCAGCCGCAGCAGGGCCACTTCGCCGGCGTCTTTGACCTCGCGCAGCGCCTCCACGGTGTTCGACGCCCGGACCAGCTCAACGGCGTCGTCGACCCCGCACAGCGCCGCCGACAGCGCGTCGAAGCCGTCCACGGTCACCACGTGAGCCTCGAAGCCGATGCGGCGCGCGCCGGCCGCCGCGGCCTGCGTGACGAGGTGGCGGGGCCCGCTGCGTTCGATCGCGACCTGCAGGTCGGGGGCCTGCCGGGCGGCCTGGGTGCGGTAGCGGCCATCGGTCGCCAGCACCGCCGGCCGGTCGTCGGCATAGACCAGCAGCGCCCCGGCCGACCCGGTGAACCCGGACAGATAACGCACGTTGATCAGGTCGGTGACCAGCATCGCGTCCAGGTCTGCGGCGCAGATCTCGGCACTCAGACGCGCCCGACGGGAGGAATGTGTCACGCGGTGTGACGGTACTCGCTACGCTGTGGCCCCATGAGCAAGTGGTTTCTGCGCGGGCTGGTCTTCGCTGCACTGATGGTCGTGATCCGCCTCATCCAGGGGGTGCTGATCAACGCCTTCGAGGCGCAGGCAGGTCTGATCAGCCTGGTGTTGATGATCTTGTTCGCGATCGGCGTGTTCATCTGGGGCCGTTCGGACGGCCGTGAGGACGCCAAGGCCCACGCCGACCCGGACCGGCGCGATGACCTCGCGATGACCTGGCTGGGTGCGGGACTGGTCGCCGGGCTGCTCAGTGGGTTCGTCTCGTGGGTCATCGGCCAGTTCGACAAGGCGCTCTACATCAGCAGCTTCTTCAACGAGCTGACCAGCTTCGCGGCCTTCACCGCGCTGCTGGTGTTCGTGGTGGCGGTGGCCGGCGTGGCGCTCGGGCGCCGCGCCGTCGACAAGGAGTACGAGAAGCATCCGGAACGTCGCCCGGTCCCGGCCGCCGCCGAGGAGAGCCAGCCGGCGACCGACGTGTTCGCCACCGTCGGCGCTCCCGTGGTGGCCGCCGAGGAGACCGGCGCCGTGCAGACCGAGGCCGCCGCACCCGCCGCCGACGCGACCCTGGCCGGCCCCTCGGCGGGCTTCACCACCGAAGAGTTCCCCGCCGATGCCGACGCCACTACCGAAATCCCCGTGATCGAGGACAACGGCGGCACCGAGGTTCAGTCCGAAGACTCGGCGCCCGACGACTCGGCCAAGTAGCGCAGCGCCAGCAGGTAACCGCGCACCCCGAAGCCGACGATCACGCCATTGGCGATCGGGCTCAGGTAGGAGTGTCGCCGAAAGTCTTCGCGGGCATGCACATTGGAGATGTGCAGCTCGATGAGCGGGGCGGGCAGCTCGGCGCAGGCGTCCCGCAGGGCCACCGAGGTGTGGGTCAGGCCACCGGCGTTGAGGATCACCGGTTCGGCGGCGTCGGCTGCGGAGTGAATCCACTCCAGCAGCTCGGCTTCGCTGTCGCTCTGGCGCACCACGACGTCGACCCCGAGTTCGGCCGCTTCCCGCTCGATCAGCGCCTGTAGGTCCGCATAACTGGTGCTGCCGTAGACATCAGGCTCACGCCGGCCCAACCGCTGCAGGTTGGGGCCGTTGATGACGTTGATCCGGTTCATCGCCGCTCCAATCGGAATCGCCGCCCCACCTCGTCGTAGGCGGCCGCCAGCAGCATCGGGTCGGGCCCTTCCAGCCGTCCCGGCTTGGCCAGACCGTCAAGCACCACGAACCGCAGCACCCCGGCCCGAGTCTTCTTGTCCCCCATCATGTATTCCAGCAGCGCCGGCAGCGCGTCTTCGTAGTAGCTGACCGGCAACCCGAGCGACAGCAGGATCGAGCGATGCCGGTCCGCGGTCGCGTCGTCGAGACGCCCGGTGATGCGGGCCAGCTCGGCGGCGAACACCAGCCCGACGGACACCGCGTCGCCGTGGCGCCATTGGTAGTGCTCCAGCGCTTCGATGGCGTGCGCCAAAGTGTGGCCGTAGTTGAGGATTTCGCGCAGATCCGACTCTTTCTCGTCGGCGGCGACCACTTCGGCCTTGACGGTGATGGCACGCCTGATCAGCTCGCCGAGCACCTCCCCCGCCGGATCCATCGCCGCCACCGGATCAGCCTCGATCAGGTCCAGGATCACCGGATCGGCGATGAAGCCGGCCTTGACGATCTCCGGCATTCCCGCGACGATCTCGCGCTGCGGCAACGTCTCCAGGGTGGCCAGGTCGACGACGACGGCGGCGGGCTGGTGAAACGCACCGACCAGGTTCTTGCCGGCTTCGGTGTTGATGCCGGTCTTGCCGCCGACTGCGGCGTCCACCATGGCCAGCAAGGTGGTGGGCACATGCACGATCGAGATGCCGCGCAACCAAGTCGCCGCGGCGAATCCCGCGACGTCGGTGGCGGCGCCGCCGCCGAGACTGACCAGCGCGTCGCGGCGGTCCAGACCGATGCGGCCTAGCACGTCCCAGATGAAACCGAGCACCTGCAGCGACTTGCCGTCCTCGGCGTCCGGGATCTCGATGCGGTGCGCCTCGATCCCCTTGTCGGACAGGTACGTTCGGATTCCCTCGGCGGTGGCTTCCAACGTGGGCTGGTGCAGGATCGCGACCTTGTTGCGCCCGGCGAGCAACCCGGCGAGATCACCGAGCAGGCCTTTACCGATCACCACCGGGTACGGCGGGTCGGTGGCCACCGTCACGGTGATCGGCTCGGGAATGTCGGTCACTTGCGTCCTCCGGTCTGTCGGGCGGCCAGGGTGGCGGGTGTGGGCGGCGAGTCGGCGGGTGTCGGTGCCGCCGGTCGCGGGTGCGTCCGGCCGGCGGGTGCGCCGACCTCCAGCCGAGACACGATATAGCGCACCACCGCACCCGGGTTACGCCGGTTGGTGTTGACCCGGATGGTCGCGAGCCTCCGGTACAGCGGCACCCGCTGCGACATCAGCTCGCGGAACTTCTCGGCCCGGCCGGGACCGGCGAGCAGGGGCCGTACCGTACTGCCACTGGTGCGCCGCACGCCTTCGGCGGCACTGATCTCCAGGAACACCACGGTGTGTCCGGCCAGCGCCTCGCGCACGCCGGGGGTGGTGACGGCTCCCCCGCCGAGCGACAACACACCGGAATGCTCGGCGAGCGCTTCCCGAATCACCTCTTCTTCAATGCGACGGAATTCCGGTTCGCCGTCGGTGGCGAAGATGTCGGCGATGGTGCGACCGGTGCGGGCCTCAATGGCGGCATCGGTGTCGAGCATCTCCACGTCGAGGGCCTTGGCCAGGCGCCGTCCTATCGTGGACTTGCCCGCCCCGGGCAATCCCACCAGAACCGCCTTGGGTGCCATGGGCTATCCCGATGCCCGTTCCTGGTCGCCCGCCGGCACGCGATCGGCCACCGAACGCCGGTAGGCCTCGATGTTGCGCCGGGTTTCGGTCAGCGAGTCTCCGCCGAACTTGTTCAGCGCGGCGCGGGCCAGCACCAACGCCACCATGGCTTCGGCCACCACACCGGCGGCCGGCACCGCGCACACGTCGGAGCGTTGATGGATCGCCACGGCTTCCTCTCCGGTGGCCATGTCGACGGTGGCCAGTGCCCGCGGCACCGTGGAGATCGGCTTCATCGCCGCACGCACCCGCAACGGCAGGCCGTTGGTCATGCCCCCTTCGAGCCCGCCGGCCCGGTTGGTGGAACGCACCACCCCGTCGGGACCCGGGTACATCTCGTCATGGGCCGCGCTGCCGCGCCGGCGGGCGGTGGTGAAACCGTCGCCGATCTCGACGCCCTTGATCGCCTGGATGCCCATGATCGCGGCAGCCAGTTGACTGTCGAGTCGGTCATCACCGCTGATGAACGACCCCAGGCCGATCGGCAGGCCCGACACGACCACCTCGACCACGCCGCCCAGGGTGTCGCCGTCGGCCTTGGCCGCCTCGATCTCGGCGATCATGGACTCCTGGGCGCCGGCGTCGAAGGCACGCACCGGGCTGGCATCGATGGCGGCCAGGTCGGCCGGTTGCGGCACCGGACCGTCGTAGGGATCGGACGCGCCGATCGAAATGACGTGGGAGATCACCTGAACACCCAGAGCCTGGTCCAGGAACGCCCGCGCGATGGTGCCCGCGGTCACCCGGGCGGCCGTCTCCCGCGCGCTGGCACGTTCGAGCACCGGGCGGGCGTCGTCGAAGCCGTACTTGAGCATGCCGGCGAAGTCGGCGTGGCCGGGCCGTGGCCGAGTCAGCGGCGCGTTGCGGGCACCGCCCTCGCTGTCCAGCACGGCCGGGTCGACGGGATCGGTCGACATCACCGTCTCCCACTTGGGCCATTCGGTGTTGCCGATCTCGACTGCGATCGGGCCGCCCAGGGTCACACCGTGCCGCACACCCGACAGGACGGTGACCGCATCGGCCTCGAACTTCATCCGGGCCCCGCGGCCGTAGCCCAGGCGCCGGCGGGCGAGCTGGTCCGCGATGTCAGCCGAGGTGACGGCCACTCCGGCGACCATGCCCTCGACCATGGCCACCAACGCGCGACCGTGCGATTCCCCGGCGGTTATCCAACGCAACACGTGTCCCATCTTCCCATGCCGGTCAGGCCCGCCCGGGCTTGGAGGAGTTAACGGTTGCGCACACCGGCCGCTCAGGGCAGCGACAACCGGGATTCGGTCCCGCCCGCCACGGCTTGGCCGGGTTCAGGAACCGTTTTTGAGGATCAGGTAGGTGACGGCGTCGGGTCCGTTGCTCGGCGAGGTCACCGCGTTGAGCTGACTGCCGGCATTGCCGACGATGCCGTCGAGGATCTGGTCGAAGTCCTCCGCGGAGGCCTCCGGGTCGATCAGCACCAGGGGCGATTCACCGGGTGGGACAGCGGCACTCGGGTCCAGCAGGTAGCCGCCGAAGGAGTCCGCGTTGGCGGCCGAGGTCTGCGCGAACAGGTCCAGCCACTGCACGGTGGCGTCGTTTCCTTCGGCGCTGGACAGCTGGATCGCCGGAACCTGCACGTCAGGCAGGGACGGTGACGCCATGTTGCTGGCGAGTACGGTGCCGCCGACGATAACCGCGGCAGCCGCCGCGCCCCCAATCACAGCTCGCTTCACGGTCACCCCCTCTGGCTACGCACCGGTCAGCAGCAGTTCAATACGGTCAATGTTACCTAATAATGGGCTGAGCGGCAAACGTTTCCTGACAAGGTCACACTCGACGTTAATTTGTGTTCCCTGAGCTTCACAGCATCCCCAGACCCGCCGCCACCGCGCTGGCAAGGCACATCGACGGTCCGTGCGGCACCGTCCGCCCGCCACCCGCCATGGCCACCGACAGCCCCCACAGCCCGGTCAGCAGCGGCGCGGACACCGCGGCCAGCAGCCACACGTCAGCTCCGAAGGAACCCGTCAGCGCCCCGAGCGCGGCGGCCAACTTGACGTCGCCGGCCCCCAATCCGGCCGGTGCGATCAGGTGAACGACCAGATAGACCCCGGTCAGAGCCGCCGCGCCGGCCAGCGCCGCGGGCCCCCGGCCCGCCGCGGCCGCCACCGCCGGGACCAGCACCGCCGCAGGCAGTGTCAACCAGTTCGGCAGCCGGCGCTGCCGGATGTCGTAACCGCTCAGCAGTGACAGCCACGCCACCACCAGGCCCGCGACCACCATGGCGCCATGCTCAGGCGAGGTCGGCGACCGCGCAAGTCATCTCCGCGCGGGGCGCGGGCCGACCGGTGAACAACTCGACCTGAGTGAACGCCTGGTGCAGCAGCATCTGCAGTCCGCTGATCACCGTGCCGCCGGCGGCGCTCACCGCAGCTGCCAGCGGCGTCGGCCACGGGTCGTAGATGGCGTCCAGCAGCACCGGCACGCGGGCCAGGACCGGCGCATATCCGGCGGCGACATCGGCCGGAAGCGTGTTGACCAGCACCGCGGCGTCGGCGGCTGCGGCGGCCAGGTCGGGGTCGTCGAGCGTGCAGACGCGCGCCGGCACACCGACTTCGGCGGCCAACGCCGCCACCCGGGCGGCGTTGTCGGCGTTGCGGGCGGCCACCGTGATGTGGCTGGCGCCCAGTTCGGTCAGCGCCACCACCGCGGCCGGGGCGGTGCCGCCGGAGCCCAGCACGATCGCTGACCCCGACACCGAACCGAGCGCCCCGCTCACCCCGTCGACGTCGGTGTTGTCGGCCAGCCACCCGGTTGCGGTGCGTACCAGCGTGTTCGCCGAGCCGATGCGCTCGGCGCGCCGGGTGCGTTCGTCGGCGAACGCCAGGGCCGCGAATTTACCCGGCATGGTGACCGAGACGCCGACCCATTCCGGCCCCAAACCGGCGACCAGCGCCGGCAACTCCTCGGCGCCGCACTCGATGCGCTCATAGGTCCAGTCCTGCAGGCCGAGCGCCCGGTAGGCCGCCAGGTGCAGCTGGGGTGACCGCGAGTGGGCGATCGGCGAGCCCAGCACCGCGGCCCGGCGTGGCCCGGGGTCAGCGGGAGCTGTCGAGGACACCGTTGTCCAGCGCCATCTCGATGTTGTTCAGGTGCTGCTGGTAGTTGTGGGTGAACAGAGTGGTGCCGTCCTTGTCGATCGTCACGAAGTACAGCCAGTC is a genomic window of Mycolicibacter heraklionensis containing:
- the efp gene encoding elongation factor P; this encodes MASTADFKNGLVLVIDGQLWQITEFQHVKPGKGPAFVRTKLKNVVSGKVVDKTYNAGVKVETATVDRRDATYLYRDGNDFVFMDSEDYEQHPLPESLVGDSANYLLESMLVQIAFHNGVPLYLELPVSVELEVTHTEPGLQGDRSSAGTKPATMETGAQINVPLFINTGDKLKVDTRDGSYLGRVNS
- a CDS encoding M24 family metallopeptidase, yielding MTHSSRRARLSAEICAADLDAMLVTDLINVRYLSGFTGSAGALLVYADDRPAVLATDGRYRTQAARQAPDLQVAIERSGPRHLVTQAAAAGARRIGFEAHVVTVDGFDALSAALCGVDDAVELVRASNTVEALREVKDAGEVALLRLACEAADAALSDLVERGGLRPGRTEREVRRELEALMLDHGADAASFETIVAAGPNSAIPHHRPTDAVLAAGDFVKIDFGALVAGYHSDMTRTFVLGPPADWQREIYQVVRAAQRAGREALQPGADLRAVDAAARTVIAEAGYAETFGHGLGHGVGLRIHEAPGINAAADGTLLAGAVVTVEPGVYLADRGGVRIEDTLVVADTAGQAPDLLTRFPKELTIL
- a CDS encoding B-4DMT family transporter, whose amino-acid sequence is MSKWFLRGLVFAALMVVIRLIQGVLINAFEAQAGLISLVLMILFAIGVFIWGRSDGREDAKAHADPDRRDDLAMTWLGAGLVAGLLSGFVSWVIGQFDKALYISSFFNELTSFAAFTALLVFVVAVAGVALGRRAVDKEYEKHPERRPVPAAAEESQPATDVFATVGAPVVAAEETGAVQTEAAAPAADATLAGPSAGFTTEEFPADADATTEIPVIEDNGGTEVQSEDSAPDDSAK
- the aroQ gene encoding type II 3-dehydroquinate dehydratase; amino-acid sequence: MNRINVINGPNLQRLGRREPDVYGSTSYADLQALIEREAAELGVDVVVRQSDSEAELLEWIHSAADAAEPVILNAGGLTHTSVALRDACAELPAPLIELHISNVHAREDFRRHSYLSPIANGVIVGFGVRGYLLALRYLAESSGAESSD
- the aroB gene encoding 3-dehydroquinate synthase, encoding MPEPITVTVATDPPYPVVIGKGLLGDLAGLLAGRNKVAILHQPTLEATAEGIRTYLSDKGIEAHRIEIPDAEDGKSLQVLGFIWDVLGRIGLDRRDALVSLGGGAATDVAGFAAATWLRGISIVHVPTTLLAMVDAAVGGKTGINTEAGKNLVGAFHQPAAVVVDLATLETLPQREIVAGMPEIVKAGFIADPVILDLIEADPVAAMDPAGEVLGELIRRAITVKAEVVAADEKESDLREILNYGHTLAHAIEALEHYQWRHGDAVSVGLVFAAELARITGRLDDATADRHRSILLSLGLPVSYYEDALPALLEYMMGDKKTRAGVLRFVVLDGLAKPGRLEGPDPMLLAAAYDEVGRRFRLERR
- a CDS encoding shikimate kinase is translated as MAPKAVLVGLPGAGKSTIGRRLAKALDVEMLDTDAAIEARTGRTIADIFATDGEPEFRRIEEEVIREALAEHSGVLSLGGGAVTTPGVREALAGHTVVFLEISAAEGVRRTSGSTVRPLLAGPGRAEKFRELMSQRVPLYRRLATIRVNTNRRNPGAVVRYIVSRLEVGAPAGRTHPRPAAPTPADSPPTPATLAARQTGGRK
- the aroC gene encoding chorismate synthase, which codes for MGHVLRWITAGESHGRALVAMVEGMVAGVAVTSADIADQLARRRLGYGRGARMKFEADAVTVLSGVRHGVTLGGPIAVEIGNTEWPKWETVMSTDPVDPAVLDSEGGARNAPLTRPRPGHADFAGMLKYGFDDARPVLERASARETAARVTAGTIARAFLDQALGVQVISHVISIGASDPYDGPVPQPADLAAIDASPVRAFDAGAQESMIAEIEAAKADGDTLGGVVEVVVSGLPIGLGSFISGDDRLDSQLAAAIMGIQAIKGVEIGDGFTTARRRGSAAHDEMYPGPDGVVRSTNRAGGLEGGMTNGLPLRVRAAMKPISTVPRALATVDMATGEEAVAIHQRSDVCAVPAAGVVAEAMVALVLARAALNKFGGDSLTETRRNIEAYRRSVADRVPAGDQERASG
- a CDS encoding prepilin peptidase is translated as MVVAGLVVAWLSLLSGYDIRQRRLPNWLTLPAAVLVPAVAAAAGRGPAALAGAAALTGVYLVVHLIAPAGLGAGDVKLAAALGALTGSFGADVWLLAAVSAPLLTGLWGLSVAMAGGGRTVPHGPSMCLASAVAAGLGML
- a CDS encoding shikimate dehydrogenase; translation: MSSTAPADPGPRRAAVLGSPIAHSRSPQLHLAAYRALGLQDWTYERIECGAEELPALVAGLGPEWVGVSVTMPGKFAALAFADERTRRAERIGSANTLVRTATGWLADNTDVDGVSGALGSVSGSAIVLGSGGTAPAAVVALTELGASHITVAARNADNAARVAALAAEVGVPARVCTLDDPDLAAAAADAAVLVNTLPADVAAGYAPVLARVPVLLDAIYDPWPTPLAAAVSAAGGTVISGLQMLLHQAFTQVELFTGRPAPRAEMTCAVADLA